In a single window of the Raphanus sativus cultivar WK10039 chromosome 9, ASM80110v3, whole genome shotgun sequence genome:
- the LOC108828383 gene encoding uncharacterized protein LOC108828383, with protein sequence MPLTKLVPDAFGVVTISLVFLLILLGLLCIAYSLYFQSHVRNQRFLQLGYFSGPWIIRIAFILFSICWAIGEILRLSLFRRHRRILSGLDLRWQENVCKWYIVSNLGFAEPCLFLALVFLLRAPLKMESGALSGRWNRNTAFYIFLCCLPVFALQLAIVLSESRLNGGSGAYVNLPRNFTRTYSRVIMDGDEEEVALCTYPLLSTVVLGVFAAVLTAYLFWLGRRILKLVINKRLQKRVYTLIFSVSCFLPLRIVMLCLSVLTKVDTVVFEALSFLAFSSLFCLSVVSICLLVYFPISDSMALRGLRDVDEDDRTVAEERSGALLLGPQTDDSLSLRGRRDSRSSSQERYVELSLFLEAEN encoded by the coding sequence ATGCCCCTGACCAAATTAGTTCCCGATGCATTCGGGGTTGTGACCATCTCTCTCGTCTTCCTGCTCATCCTCCTCGGTCTCCTCTGCATCGCTTACTCTCTCTACTTCCAGTCTCACGTTCGTAATCAAAGGTTTCTCCAGCTCGGTTACTTCAGCGGTCCTTGGATCATCCGGATCGCTTTCATCCTCTTCTCTATCTGCTGGGCCATCGGAGAGATTCTCAGGTTGAGTTTGTTCAGGCGACACAGGAGGATACTTAGCGGGTTGGATCTCAGATGGCAAGAGAACGTCTGCAAGTGGTACATCGTCTCGAATCTCGGTTTCGCGGAGCCTTGCTTGTTTCTCGCCCTCGTGTTTCTCCTGCGAGCTCCTCTGAAGATGGAGTCTGGGGCGCTGAGCGGGAGATGGAACAGGAACACTGCCTTTTACATCTTTCTCTGCTGTCTCCCCGTGTTTGCCCTCCAGCTTGCGATTGTTCTGTCCGAGTCGCGCCTAAACGGTGGTAGCGGCGCTTACGTGAACCTCCCGCGCAACTTCACGAGAACCTATTCCCGAGTTATTATGGATGGGGACGAGGAGGAGGTTGCGTTGTGTACTTACCCTCTGCTGAGTACAGTCGTCCTCGGCGTGTTCGCGGCCGTGCTTACAGCTTACTTGTTCTGGCTCGGGAGGCGGATACTGAAACTTGTGATTAATAAGCGTCTGCAGAAGAGAGTGTACACTTTGATATTCTCCGTCTCGTGTTTCCTTCCGCTGAGGATTGTTATGCTCTGTTTGTCGGTACTAACCAAGGTGGATACGGTTGTGTTCGAAGCCCTTTCTTTCTTGGCCTTCTCCTCCCTCTTCTGCTTGTCCGTGGTTTCCATCTGCTTGCTTGTCTACTTCCCTATCTCGGACTCCATGGCGTTGAGGGGTCTAAGGGATGTGGACGAGGACGATAGGACTGTGGCGGAGGAAAGGAGTGGTGCTCTGTTGCTTGGACCACAGACCGATGATAGCTTGAGCTTGAGAGGTCGGAGAGACTCCAGGTCTTCTTCGCAGGAGAGGTATGTGGAACTCAGCCTGTTTCTTGAAGCTGAGAACTAA